In Calothrix sp. PCC 7507, one DNA window encodes the following:
- a CDS encoding tRNA (cytidine(34)-2'-O)-methyltransferase has translation MPQVVLVNPQIPPNTGNIARTCAATGTELHLVGPLGFEISDRYLKRAGLDYWPYVKLHYHESLAAFQTLHQERGGRWLGFSVGGSSNYVQFQFQANDWLLFGSETTGLSPTVLSACDATLHIPMHQPQVRSLNLSVSVAVGLFEARRQLGYLQ, from the coding sequence ATGCCCCAGGTCGTTCTAGTAAACCCACAAATTCCGCCCAACACAGGCAACATTGCTCGCACTTGTGCTGCGACGGGTACAGAATTACACTTGGTAGGGCCTTTAGGGTTTGAAATCAGCGATCGCTACCTCAAAAGAGCTGGTTTAGATTATTGGCCTTATGTCAAACTGCACTATCACGAATCGTTGGCAGCCTTTCAAACTCTACATCAAGAACGCGGCGGCAGATGGCTAGGATTCAGTGTCGGTGGCAGTTCTAACTATGTGCAATTTCAGTTTCAAGCCAACGATTGGCTGCTGTTTGGTAGTGAAACCACTGGCTTATCACCCACAGTTTTATCAGCTTGTGATGCCACCCTCCACATTCCCATGCACCAACCCCAGGTTCGCAGCTTAAACCTCTCCGTAAGCGTAGCCGTAGGATTATTTGAAGCCCGTCGTCAGCTAGGTTACTTACAGTAG
- the gshA gene encoding glutamate--cysteine ligase — protein sequence MVLTKGFEIEMYTGTPQGEIVGLSDKIVAALDAFVREPDSRNVEYITKPLHRYETLLCALLRPRRQLRNYIKRLGDYTLIPGSTLSLGGSDRFFRSDPTNPYHDYIEQTYGTKVVTASVHINVGISDPELLMRACRVIRLEAPLFLALSASSPFLNGKTTGYHSTRWGVFPQTPANVPLFASHAHHIQWVEEQLAAGTMQNVRHLWSSVRPNGDRRPYDLNRLELRICDLVTDPIALLAITALLEARLLQIMENPAIDPLTQSTLTPTELITLTAENEAAASRASLDAQLRHWQDGRSILARDWIGELYQEVWAIAKQQGFSCFLSPLQKILREGNEAQQWLQLHSVGFDSGRVITQAIVATQEREIELENKLCSPLMA from the coding sequence GTGGTCTTAACGAAAGGCTTTGAGATTGAGATGTACACGGGGACACCTCAAGGTGAAATCGTCGGTCTCTCCGACAAGATTGTTGCGGCTTTAGATGCATTTGTGCGGGAGCCAGATAGTCGCAATGTGGAGTACATCACTAAACCACTGCACAGATATGAGACTTTATTGTGTGCGTTGTTGCGTCCGCGTCGGCAACTGCGAAACTACATCAAGCGTTTGGGCGACTATACCCTGATTCCAGGCAGTACCCTATCTTTGGGTGGGAGCGATCGCTTTTTTCGTTCCGATCCCACTAACCCCTATCACGACTATATTGAGCAAACCTACGGCACAAAAGTAGTCACCGCTAGCGTTCACATTAACGTCGGTATCAGCGATCCAGAACTACTCATGCGCGCCTGTCGGGTGATCCGTCTGGAAGCACCCCTATTTCTTGCCCTCAGCGCCTCGTCTCCGTTCCTAAACGGTAAAACTACAGGCTATCACTCTACACGCTGGGGCGTCTTCCCCCAAACCCCCGCTAATGTGCCTTTATTCGCCAGCCACGCCCACCATATCCAGTGGGTGGAAGAACAGCTAGCTGCTGGCACCATGCAGAACGTGCGCCATCTGTGGTCATCAGTACGACCAAATGGCGATCGCCGCCCCTATGATCTCAATCGTCTAGAGCTGCGAATTTGCGATTTAGTTACAGATCCGATCGCTTTACTAGCAATTACCGCATTGCTAGAAGCCCGGTTATTGCAGATAATGGAAAACCCCGCCATCGATCCGTTAACCCAAAGCACCCTCACACCCACAGAACTTATTACCCTGACTGCGGAAAATGAAGCAGCAGCATCTCGTGCTAGTCTTGATGCCCAACTCAGGCATTGGCAAGATGGCCGCAGCATCTTAGCTAGAGATTGGATTGGCGAACTTTATCAGGAAGTCTGGGCGATCGCTAAACAGCAAGGCTTTAGCTGTTTTCTGTCGCCCTTACAAAAAATACTCCGCGAAGGTAACGAAGCCCAACAGTGGTTACAGCTGCACAGCGTCGGTTTCGATTCTGGGCGCGTCATCACTCAGGCGATTGTGGCCACGCAAGAACGGGAAATCGAATTAGAAAATAAGCTGTGTTCCCCCCTGATGGCTTAA
- a CDS encoding family 2B encapsulin nanocompartment shell protein, with protein MTYSNDSGLDVESGQPQLSLSKDAARNLSTTTKSAPQTQEITSRWLLKMLPWVQTKGGTYRLNRRLTYTVGDGRLSFSNTGSEVQVIPQELGELPLLRGFENTEVLETLAGRFVQQEFAPGDIIVQSGQPANQLFLIAHGKVNKIGIGKYDEQPLLDVLADGDYFGDRVLVESDSSWKFTIKAVTQTTVLALPQQAFRELLNQSQALQAHLEQFRTRAELPQNKYGEAAIALSTGHSTETALPRTFVDYELSPREYQLSIAQTVLRVNTRVADLYNEPYNQTEQQLRLTIEALRERQEHELINNREFGLLHNADLKQRIYTRSGPPTPDDLDELITRRRKSRFFLAHPRTIAAFGRECNRRGIYPDTIDIDGSKIITWRNVPILPSNKIPITKNQTSSILILRTGVEDQGVIGLHQTGIPDEYQPGLSVRFTGISEKAIISYLVTTYYSAAVLVPDALGILEDVEIGR; from the coding sequence ATGACGTATTCTAATGATTCGGGTTTGGATGTTGAGAGCGGACAACCTCAACTGAGTTTGAGTAAAGATGCGGCGCGTAATTTGTCCACGACTACCAAATCTGCACCACAGACGCAGGAAATTACCTCGCGGTGGTTGTTGAAGATGTTGCCGTGGGTGCAGACGAAGGGTGGCACCTATCGGTTGAACCGTCGGTTGACCTATACCGTGGGTGATGGGCGGTTGAGTTTCTCCAACACTGGATCTGAAGTGCAGGTGATTCCCCAGGAACTTGGTGAGTTGCCCTTGCTGCGAGGGTTTGAAAACACCGAGGTGCTGGAGACGTTGGCGGGTCGGTTTGTGCAGCAGGAGTTTGCCCCTGGTGATATTATTGTGCAGTCAGGTCAGCCAGCCAATCAGCTTTTCTTGATCGCACATGGCAAGGTGAACAAGATTGGTATTGGCAAGTATGACGAGCAGCCGCTGTTGGATGTACTGGCTGACGGTGATTATTTTGGCGATCGCGTGTTGGTGGAGTCAGACAGTAGTTGGAAGTTCACGATCAAGGCTGTTACCCAAACCACAGTATTGGCGCTACCACAACAGGCGTTTCGGGAACTGCTCAACCAGTCCCAGGCTTTGCAGGCTCACCTGGAGCAGTTTCGGACTCGCGCAGAACTTCCACAAAACAAGTATGGAGAAGCGGCGATCGCCTTATCGACCGGTCATAGCACAGAGACGGCGTTACCGAGAACATTTGTTGACTACGAACTCTCACCCCGCGAATATCAGTTGAGCATTGCCCAGACTGTGTTGCGGGTAAATACTCGCGTTGCCGATCTGTACAATGAACCGTACAACCAGACAGAACAACAATTGCGGCTGACGATTGAAGCATTGCGGGAACGTCAAGAACACGAGCTGATCAACAACCGCGAATTTGGGTTGCTGCACAATGCTGACCTCAAACAACGCATCTACACCCGCAGTGGTCCCCCCACTCCCGATGACCTTGACGAACTGATCACCCGTCGGCGGAAATCCAGGTTCTTCCTGGCTCATCCCCGCACTATTGCAGCCTTCGGTCGGGAGTGTAACCGTCGAGGCATCTATCCAGACACCATCGACATCGATGGCAGCAAGATAATCACGTGGCGCAATGTACCGATTCTTCCCTCTAACAAGATCCCGATTACCAAGAACCAGACCAGTTCTATCCTGATACTCCGCACTGGTGTGGAAGATCAAGGCGTGATTGGGCTACACCAAACTGGTATCCCCGACGAATACCAACCAGGCTTGTCTGTCCGATTCACGGGCATCAGCGAAAAGGCCATTATCTCCTACCTCGTTACCACCTACTACTCCGCGGCCGTTCTCGTCCCCGATGCACTTGGTATCCTCGAAGACGTAGAAATCGGGCGTTGA